A single genomic interval of Terriglobus albidus harbors:
- a CDS encoding ferric reductase-like transmembrane domain-containing protein gives MGSTAYWVNRTKRHGLLAMSAIIITAGAYLATPPPDFRHRFSMATAYASLAFFVASLWLGPWNVLRRRPNPVSFDLRRDIGIWAAMLALVHTAVGLTVHLRGRMWMYFFKRLHPLAIQNTKFGFANFVGLAAAILFLLLLAISNDLSLRRLGVGRWKAIQQWAYVTFGLTIAHGVAYQMIEKRKVPWVVVFACLSVAAVVIQTIGWKRMGRKTD, from the coding sequence ATGGGTAGCACAGCATACTGGGTGAACCGCACAAAGCGGCACGGCCTGCTCGCTATGAGCGCGATCATCATCACCGCCGGCGCTTATCTTGCGACACCTCCACCCGATTTCAGGCATCGGTTCAGCATGGCAACGGCGTATGCCAGCCTGGCCTTCTTTGTGGCTTCGCTCTGGCTTGGTCCGTGGAACGTTCTTCGCCGCAGACCGAACCCGGTAAGCTTCGATCTGCGCAGAGATATCGGCATCTGGGCCGCAATGCTTGCGCTGGTACATACCGCCGTGGGCTTGACCGTACATTTGCGGGGGCGGATGTGGATGTACTTCTTCAAGCGCCTGCATCCGTTGGCGATCCAGAATACAAAGTTTGGCTTCGCTAACTTTGTAGGCTTAGCTGCGGCGATACTCTTCCTGCTTCTGCTGGCAATCTCGAATGACCTTTCGCTACGGCGCCTCGGTGTGGGGCGCTGGAAGGCAATACAGCAGTGGGCCTATGTCACTTTCGGGCTCACCATCGCGCATGGAGTTGCGTACCAGATGATCGAGAAGCGCAAGGTTCCATGGGTGGTTGTGTTTGCCTGCCTCAGCGTTGCTGCGGTTGTGATTCAGACGATTGGGTGGAAAAGGATGGGGCGTAAAACCGATTGA
- a CDS encoding DoxX family protein, translating into MKSVLYWLATGIIAAELFVGGIADLMRAQWASAVMIHLGYPLYMMTILGFWKVLAAIALVVPRINRIREWAYAGTVFELTGAAASHILRGDGLAAAIAPSVFTLLTLLSWILWNARIRMGAHP; encoded by the coding sequence ATGAAATCTGTTCTCTACTGGTTGGCGACAGGCATTATTGCGGCGGAGTTGTTCGTGGGAGGCATCGCCGATCTGATGCGAGCCCAATGGGCCTCGGCGGTGATGATCCACCTCGGTTACCCGCTCTACATGATGACGATCCTTGGCTTCTGGAAGGTCCTGGCCGCCATTGCTCTCGTCGTTCCCCGAATCAACCGCATCCGGGAATGGGCCTACGCCGGAACCGTATTTGAGTTGACCGGTGCTGCCGCATCTCACATTTTGCGCGGAGACGGACTTGCCGCGGCGATTGCTCCATCTGTGTTTACGTTGCTGACGCTCCTCTCGTGGATACTGTGGAATGCTCGCATAAGGATGGGCGCACATCCGTAG
- a CDS encoding SRPBCC family protein, with protein sequence MSNTTTETRGRDLILTSVIDAAPEKLFRAWTEPELMKQWIAPLPFTTPHAETDLRAGGTTLFVMRGPDGTEFPCRGVYLEVVPNERVVFTDAYTSAWEPSEKPFMTVTLTFEAYEGKTKYTAVARHWTEADREAHEKMGFHEGWKICTEQLAKLVAGR encoded by the coding sequence ATGAGCAACACGACGACAGAGACCAGAGGACGCGACCTGATTCTTACCAGCGTGATTGACGCCGCCCCGGAGAAGCTGTTTCGCGCATGGACCGAACCGGAGCTGATGAAACAGTGGATCGCTCCGCTGCCGTTTACGACGCCACACGCGGAGACCGACCTTCGTGCAGGCGGAACAACGTTGTTCGTAATGCGCGGTCCGGACGGAACGGAGTTTCCCTGCCGCGGCGTCTACCTCGAGGTTGTACCGAATGAGCGCGTGGTCTTCACCGATGCGTACACCAGCGCCTGGGAGCCCTCAGAGAAACCCTTCATGACTGTCACTCTTACCTTCGAGGCATACGAAGGAAAGACAAAGTACACGGCGGTAGCCCGCCATTGGACTGAAGCCGATCGTGAAGCACACGAGAAGATGGGCTTCCATGAGGGCTGGAAGATCTGCACGGAGCAGCTTGCAAAGTTAGTGGCTGGACGATAG
- a CDS encoding VOC family protein: protein MKSVLAFLHFEGNCRQAMHFYQQCLGTELQLTPYPDADGKPSSDANAMIMHSQLTYKGQPILMASDSAPGGKVHAGNNFTVSVDCESLAELEQFFASVAAGGTIRLPLSDMPWGARFGMLTDKFGIQWFFNCALSQ, encoded by the coding sequence ATGAAGAGCGTTCTTGCATTTCTGCACTTTGAAGGCAACTGCCGCCAGGCGATGCATTTCTATCAACAATGTCTCGGCACGGAGCTGCAGCTTACCCCGTATCCGGACGCCGATGGCAAGCCTTCGAGCGATGCCAATGCCATGATCATGCACAGCCAGTTGACCTACAAGGGCCAGCCCATTCTGATGGCCTCAGACTCGGCGCCCGGCGGTAAGGTCCACGCCGGCAACAACTTCACGGTCTCAGTCGACTGCGAGTCGCTGGCGGAACTGGAACAGTTCTTTGCGTCCGTTGCGGCGGGCGGGACGATTCGCCTGCCGCTGAGCGATATGCCCTGGGGTGCGCGTTTCGGCATGCTGACTGACAAGTTCGGAATCCAGTGGTTCTTCAACTGCGCCCTATCTCAGTAA
- a CDS encoding DoxX family protein has translation MTAQTIANSETFSTHPGQKTISRTQLWIGRVLSWLAAAFFLMDAGMKLVKPPFVVQATVQLGYPESCIIGLGVALLLSTLLYLIPRTAIFGAVLLTGYLGGAVAANVRISSGWFNMLFPVVFASIAWTGLYLRDWRLKTFLAR, from the coding sequence ATGACTGCACAGACCATTGCGAACTCTGAGACCTTTTCAACCCATCCCGGACAGAAAACCATTTCCCGGACCCAACTCTGGATTGGACGCGTGTTGAGCTGGCTGGCCGCGGCCTTCTTTCTGATGGATGCCGGCATGAAGCTGGTGAAGCCACCTTTTGTGGTGCAGGCCACCGTGCAACTCGGCTATCCCGAAAGCTGCATCATTGGCCTTGGCGTCGCCCTACTGTTGAGCACGCTTCTCTATCTGATTCCACGCACCGCCATTTTTGGCGCAGTACTGCTGACCGGCTACCTTGGCGGAGCCGTGGCAGCGAATGTCCGCATCAGCTCTGGATGGTTCAACATGCTGTTTCCGGTTGTGTTCGCAAGCATTGCCTGGACCGGCCTCTATCTGCGCGACTGGCGGCTGAAGACGTTTCTCGCTCGCTAA
- a CDS encoding sigma-70 family RNA polymerase sigma factor, with translation MPGRHLLDGAATIDLASVTMDISQIEMYRPALTGHCYRMLGSVFDADDAVQETMIRAWKSLESFDGRSTLKTWLYRIATNVCLDELKKRGRRARPVDEGIPSSGAPPLESLTQQPQEYWIEPILDTQVVSNDASPAEQVVQRQSVRLAFVAALQNLAPRQRAALLMTEVLGCSASEVAETLETSVPSVNSALQRARATLAKRSEEQPVSLTAAQQGMLRRYVTAFEQYDVAGLTALMREDVTLCMPPFELWLQGPEEIQTWMLGLGCGCRGSRLFPTSASGWPAFVQYRPNPEGGHKAWGLIVLELDGDRIAGVTTFLDTARLFPRFGFGMTV, from the coding sequence TTGCCTGGCAGACATCTGCTCGATGGAGCGGCTACAATCGATCTCGCTTCTGTGACCATGGATATCAGCCAGATCGAGATGTATCGGCCTGCTCTGACCGGCCATTGTTATCGCATGCTGGGTTCCGTCTTCGATGCAGACGATGCCGTGCAGGAGACGATGATTCGGGCATGGAAGAGCCTTGAGAGCTTTGACGGCCGCTCGACCTTAAAGACCTGGCTATATCGCATTGCCACCAATGTCTGCCTCGATGAACTGAAGAAGCGTGGCCGGCGCGCCAGGCCGGTCGACGAAGGTATTCCTTCCTCAGGTGCACCTCCGCTGGAGTCGTTGACACAGCAACCGCAGGAGTACTGGATCGAACCGATTCTGGATACCCAGGTCGTCTCGAACGATGCCAGTCCGGCGGAACAGGTGGTGCAGCGGCAGAGCGTGCGGCTTGCTTTTGTGGCAGCGCTGCAGAATCTTGCTCCGCGGCAGCGCGCCGCGTTGCTGATGACAGAAGTCCTGGGATGCTCTGCCTCCGAGGTAGCCGAGACGCTGGAGACCTCTGTGCCCTCAGTGAACAGCGCATTACAGCGCGCCCGGGCAACGTTGGCGAAACGCAGTGAGGAACAGCCGGTCTCGCTGACCGCAGCTCAGCAGGGAATGCTGCGACGGTATGTTACGGCCTTCGAACAGTACGATGTCGCCGGACTTACAGCGCTGATGCGTGAGGATGTCACGCTGTGCATGCCTCCGTTTGAGCTATGGCTGCAGGGGCCGGAAGAGATTCAGACCTGGATGCTGGGCCTGGGTTGCGGCTGCAGGGGATCGCGTTTATTCCCGACCTCTGCCTCCGGCTGGCCTGCATTTGTGCAGTACCGCCCGAATCCCGAGGGCGGGCATAAGGCCTGGGGCCTGATCGTGCTGGAGCTGGATGGCGACCGGATCGCGGGCGTAACCACGTTCCTGGATACGGCACGCCTGTTTCCCCGGTTCGGGTTTGGGATGACCGTTTAA
- a CDS encoding DUF1624 domain-containing protein, translated as MEPLIVPPRPRLHSIDALRGLVICLMALDHTRDFFHASSYAYDPLDAAQTTPAVFLTRWITHVCAPAFLLLAGVSAWLQHHRGKSIAQLSRFLLARGVWLLVLEVTVISFGWAFSVPYLIYLQVIWAIGCSMIALAALIWLPRAATLAISLGIIVGHNLFDGFHPAGHLGQLWAVLHSGGRWPNTDAALLLITYPLLVWIAVMALGYAIAPVFLSLRRGQILTASGVLLLVFFFGLRALNLYGDPHPWTSGETPAQTVMHFFNVQKYPPSLLFLSVTLGILFLLAPLFDRWDGRFTDILRVFGSVPLFAYVVHIYLLHAANIVLLILTHRSMAGAFDQVRSAFFLPETLAGSSFSLPVVYVVWLAALVLLYPLCRWWAMVKSRRRSWWISYL; from the coding sequence ATGGAGCCTCTGATCGTCCCGCCGCGGCCACGCCTCCACTCCATCGACGCGCTTCGTGGTCTGGTTATCTGTCTCATGGCGCTCGACCACACGCGCGACTTCTTTCACGCGAGTAGTTATGCCTATGATCCGTTAGACGCGGCGCAGACCACACCGGCGGTCTTTCTCACCCGTTGGATCACGCATGTCTGCGCTCCCGCCTTTCTTCTCCTTGCCGGTGTCTCGGCATGGCTGCAGCATCATCGCGGCAAATCGATCGCCCAGCTCTCCCGCTTCCTTCTCGCGCGCGGCGTCTGGCTTCTTGTGCTCGAGGTAACCGTCATCAGCTTCGGCTGGGCCTTCTCGGTTCCCTACCTCATCTACCTGCAGGTGATCTGGGCGATCGGATGCTCCATGATCGCCCTCGCCGCACTCATCTGGCTTCCACGCGCGGCCACCCTCGCTATCAGTCTTGGCATCATCGTGGGACACAATCTGTTCGACGGTTTCCACCCTGCAGGGCATCTAGGGCAACTTTGGGCTGTGCTTCACAGCGGCGGACGGTGGCCCAATACTGATGCAGCCCTGTTGCTCATTACCTACCCGCTGCTTGTCTGGATCGCTGTCATGGCGCTCGGTTATGCCATTGCGCCCGTCTTCCTTTCCCTTCGCCGCGGCCAGATCCTTACTGCCTCTGGCGTGCTGCTCCTGGTCTTCTTCTTCGGTCTTCGTGCATTGAACCTCTACGGCGACCCGCATCCATGGACATCCGGAGAGACTCCAGCGCAGACCGTTATGCATTTCTTCAACGTGCAGAAGTATCCGCCGTCACTGCTCTTTCTCTCCGTCACGCTCGGCATTCTCTTCCTTCTGGCGCCACTGTTCGATCGCTGGGACGGCCGCTTCACTGATATTCTTCGCGTCTTCGGCTCGGTGCCGCTCTTCGCGTATGTCGTGCATATCTACCTGCTCCATGCCGCGAACATCGTTCTGCTGATACTGACGCACAGGTCCATGGCAGGCGCCTTCGACCAGGTTCGCAGCGCATTCTTCCTTCCGGAAACGCTTGCGGGTTCCAGCTTCTCGCTGCCAGTCGTGTACGTAGTGTGGCTGGCGGCGCTTGTCCTCCTCTATCCACTCTGCCGCTGGTGGGCGATGGTCAAATCGCGAAGACGCTCCTGGTGGATCTCGTATCTATGA
- a CDS encoding cupin domain-containing protein: protein MDAFDPQRRSFLVGAGSLGLTQVLPPGSTQSHTTRQGQVLSAGEGETLIHFRDNGAILIKASPATGSDQLALGTQQVMQGTGIPVHRHLHMDEVFYVLEGSGSFLLNDVPHPFEKSTSIFIPRNAWHGFQNPDHELLLLWIVSPPGLEGFFRETCDAPGIPPKQLTREQIHEIALKYGTEFR from the coding sequence ATGGATGCATTCGATCCGCAACGCCGTTCGTTCCTCGTGGGCGCCGGCAGCCTTGGCCTTACGCAGGTCCTTCCACCCGGTTCGACTCAGTCGCATACAACGCGACAGGGCCAGGTGCTCAGCGCGGGTGAAGGCGAAACCCTTATCCACTTCCGCGACAACGGCGCCATCCTCATTAAGGCATCTCCGGCAACAGGTTCCGACCAGCTCGCGCTTGGCACGCAGCAGGTGATGCAGGGTACGGGGATTCCCGTTCACCGCCACCTTCACATGGATGAAGTCTTCTATGTTCTGGAAGGCAGCGGCAGTTTCCTCCTGAACGATGTTCCCCATCCCTTCGAAAAGAGCACAAGCATCTTCATCCCGCGCAATGCGTGGCACGGCTTCCAGAACCCCGATCACGAACTGTTGCTGCTCTGGATAGTTTCACCTCCCGGACTGGAGGGTTTCTTCCGCGAGACTTGCGATGCTCCCGGAATACCGCCGAAGCAACTCACCCGCGAACAGATCCACGAGATCGCGCTCAAATACGGAACCGAATTCCGATAG
- a CDS encoding carbonic anhydrase encodes MSTPWSRRTFLFTAASASIAPSFSLAAQEALPSSPDAALQRLMEGNRRFVAEQYTSIAQDLKVLKEHTVDKQEPFAAVLSCADSRVPVELVFDQTIGHIFVSRVAGNIINSEIIGSLEYGAAVLGAKVLLVMGHANCGAVKAAIAKKPVPGQIASLYPHLQPAIEAAGGDLVATIKKNAQIQASLLAQTSTVLRPLVNEGKLKIQAAFYDVATGAVTLL; translated from the coding sequence ATGAGCACACCTTGGTCACGCCGCACCTTCCTCTTTACTGCCGCTTCAGCCTCTATCGCGCCTTCCTTCTCGTTAGCTGCACAGGAAGCCCTGCCTTCTTCTCCGGACGCAGCGCTTCAGCGGCTGATGGAAGGTAACCGTCGCTTCGTCGCAGAGCAATACACAAGCATCGCCCAGGACCTCAAGGTCCTGAAGGAACACACGGTCGACAAGCAGGAGCCCTTCGCGGCCGTGCTCTCCTGCGCCGACTCCCGTGTCCCCGTGGAGCTGGTCTTCGACCAGACCATTGGTCACATCTTCGTCAGCCGTGTTGCCGGCAACATCATCAACTCTGAGATCATCGGCAGCCTCGAATACGGAGCCGCGGTTCTGGGCGCGAAGGTCCTTCTGGTCATGGGCCATGCCAACTGCGGCGCGGTCAAAGCAGCCATCGCGAAAAAGCCTGTCCCCGGCCAGATTGCCTCGCTCTATCCGCATCTGCAGCCTGCCATCGAGGCCGCAGGAGGAGATCTGGTCGCCACCATCAAGAAAAATGCGCAGATCCAGGCCAGCCTACTCGCCCAGACCTCTACCGTGCTGCGGCCCCTGGTCAACGAGGGCAAGCTGAAGATTCAGGCTGCCTTCTACGACGTCGCCACCGGCGCCGTCACGCTTCTGTAG
- a CDS encoding nuclear transport factor 2 family protein yields MVPSNLAANWIASWNSHDLDRVLAFYTDDFEMSSPHIVNIMGEPSGTLYGKPAIRAYWERAMGLFPGLHFTLETVYTGANSVVICYTNQAGRRCGEILFFNDEGKCFRSAGHYE; encoded by the coding sequence ATGGTGCCTTCGAATCTCGCCGCTAACTGGATTGCTTCCTGGAATTCGCATGATCTGGATCGTGTGTTGGCGTTCTACACGGATGACTTCGAGATGTCGTCTCCGCATATCGTGAACATCATGGGAGAGCCTTCCGGCACGCTGTATGGTAAACCTGCCATTCGTGCTTACTGGGAGAGGGCCATGGGTCTGTTCCCCGGTTTGCATTTCACGCTGGAGACGGTTTACACCGGAGCGAATTCGGTGGTGATCTGCTACACCAACCAGGCGGGGCGTCGCTGTGGGGAGATCCTTTTCTTTAATGATGAAGGCAAGTGTTTCCGTTCAGCTGGGCATTATGAGTAA
- a CDS encoding DUF4256 domain-containing protein: protein MLITRRLRDIIQDKAGTDSRAISGATSVAAATLSKEQRETLLKTLQDRFEKNGKRHEDLSWPDVQARLTRKSRALWTLSEMERTGGEPDVIGRDDETGEYIFCDCSAESPEGRRNVCYDREGQKKREKEGLPIAGNVLDMAAEIGIEPLDEEQYRELQKLGSFDTKTQSWLKTSDEITKLGGAIFADRRYGRVFVYHNTAPCFYRGRGFRGLFRV from the coding sequence TTGCTCATAACGCGCCGTTTGCGCGATATCATCCAGGACAAGGCCGGTACTGATAGCCGCGCCATTTCAGGAGCTACGTCGGTGGCCGCTGCGACTCTCTCGAAGGAGCAACGCGAGACGCTTCTCAAAACCCTTCAAGACCGCTTCGAGAAGAACGGGAAGCGTCATGAGGATCTCTCATGGCCTGACGTGCAGGCACGACTTACACGAAAGTCCCGGGCGCTTTGGACGTTAAGCGAGATGGAGCGGACCGGCGGCGAACCGGATGTGATCGGCAGGGATGACGAGACGGGGGAATACATCTTCTGCGATTGTTCGGCCGAGAGTCCCGAGGGCCGCAGGAACGTCTGCTATGACCGCGAAGGGCAGAAGAAGCGGGAGAAAGAAGGCCTGCCGATCGCCGGCAATGTGCTGGATATGGCGGCGGAGATCGGGATTGAGCCTTTGGACGAAGAGCAGTATCGGGAGCTGCAGAAGCTTGGGAGCTTCGATACCAAGACCCAGAGCTGGTTGAAGACGTCGGATGAGATCACGAAGCTGGGCGGAGCTATCTTCGCTGACCGGCGGTATGGGCGTGTCTTTGTGTATCACAACACTGCGCCGTGCTTTTATCGCGGCAGAGGGTTTCGCGGATTGTTTAGGGTTTGA
- a CDS encoding alkaline phosphatase family protein, which yields MNRKLCVFLASVFFLLAAPGFATVTVSSPQNGSTVSSPVSYVATATASGCASGVAAMGIYVNNSLVYQVNGASLNTSLTMSPGSYYTVVQEWDNCGGSTTTPVSITIPGGSTQNGVTISSPANNSTDTSPVTYTASAGSTTCAAGVAAMGIYVNNTLAYHVNGSSLNTKLTLNPGSYNTVVQEWDNCGGALNTPVNITVRNQAPPTVSFTATSSTITAGASSTLKVVAGDATGVVISGNDGSNYTLAATGGTQVVTPTATTNYTATATNADGNTSVVATVTVVPAADLQKINHVVFMLQENRSFDSYFGMLNPYRLSNGWNIGQDGKTYNVDGIDDKLASVSNQSDEGVSYQLFKLKSSCIDDASSSWLESYGDVSRYDFSTLRGINLDGFVHTAEGFAKSCLQSGVCSGSYSDTNGQRVMGYYDQGFLNYYYYMASQFAVSDRWFSPLSSKSIPNRIATFTGGTTQGLVFDPGSNDHLPQLGLTTIFQELDQSSVSWKVYYTVTQGSCLSADDCTGGAAAQFPATVLSYFGWANKYLYQNPSGAACVAPTQKSSVVGDASNSFCIDPNHVAPLSTYFIDLTNNTLPSFAFIEAGYGQNDEHPGSGGSNIVGQAQVAKVVNALTASPEWKDSVFFLSYDEGGGPYDHVPPVPGASNANTDASLGSIPDIAQISVNPDSYKPCVPSGGVPTTHCDLNSNDPGANAADAPAKQGFAAQLGFRVPNIIISPFSRKHFVSHTPMDHTAVIKFVENRFLGASSHLTARDAAQPNLLEFFDFNAVPWSTPPTPPVPVSVQSLGYDPCTPTKMY from the coding sequence ATGAATCGCAAGCTGTGTGTCTTTCTTGCTTCTGTCTTTTTTCTCCTGGCTGCTCCCGGATTTGCTACCGTCACGGTTTCCAGTCCGCAAAACGGCTCGACGGTGAGCTCCCCGGTCAGTTATGTTGCCACGGCTACTGCCTCCGGCTGTGCCAGCGGCGTCGCCGCGATGGGGATCTACGTTAATAACTCGCTCGTCTATCAGGTGAATGGCGCATCGCTCAACACCTCGCTCACGATGAGTCCGGGTTCGTATTACACGGTGGTGCAGGAGTGGGATAACTGCGGCGGTTCGACGACGACGCCGGTCAGTATCACGATCCCCGGCGGCAGCACACAGAATGGCGTTACCATCAGCTCGCCCGCGAACAACAGCACGGATACCTCGCCTGTGACCTACACCGCCTCGGCAGGCAGCACCACCTGCGCGGCCGGCGTGGCGGCGATGGGCATCTACGTCAATAACACGCTCGCCTACCACGTCAACGGCTCGTCGCTTAACACCAAGCTGACTCTCAATCCAGGTTCATACAACACCGTCGTGCAGGAGTGGGATAACTGCGGCGGAGCGCTCAACACACCGGTGAATATTACGGTGAGAAATCAGGCGCCGCCCACAGTCAGCTTCACCGCGACCTCTTCCACCATCACCGCGGGCGCTTCTTCCACTCTCAAGGTCGTCGCCGGCGATGCGACCGGCGTCGTCATTAGCGGAAACGATGGCTCCAACTACACGCTCGCCGCGACCGGCGGAACGCAGGTTGTCACTCCGACGGCCACCACGAACTACACGGCAACGGCCACGAACGCGGACGGCAACACCTCAGTGGTTGCAACGGTTACGGTTGTGCCCGCAGCCGATCTACAGAAGATCAACCATGTTGTCTTCATGCTCCAGGAGAATCGCAGCTTCGACAGCTACTTCGGCATGTTGAATCCGTATCGCCTGAGCAACGGCTGGAATATCGGCCAGGATGGCAAGACATACAACGTCGACGGCATCGACGACAAGCTCGCGAGTGTCAGCAACCAGAGCGACGAAGGTGTTTCCTATCAGCTCTTCAAACTGAAGAGCAGTTGTATCGACGACGCCAGCTCTTCATGGCTGGAGAGCTACGGTGACGTAAGCCGCTATGACTTCAGTACACTGCGCGGCATCAATCTCGACGGCTTCGTACACACTGCCGAAGGCTTTGCGAAGTCGTGCCTGCAGTCGGGCGTATGTTCCGGCAGCTACAGCGATACCAATGGGCAGCGTGTGATGGGGTATTACGATCAGGGATTCCTGAACTACTACTACTACATGGCCTCGCAGTTCGCCGTCTCTGACCGCTGGTTCTCGCCACTGTCGAGTAAGAGCATTCCCAACCGCATCGCCACCTTTACCGGCGGAACGACACAGGGCCTGGTCTTCGATCCTGGCTCGAACGACCATCTGCCGCAGCTTGGTTTGACGACCATCTTCCAGGAACTGGACCAGTCCAGTGTGAGCTGGAAGGTGTACTACACAGTCACGCAGGGCTCGTGCCTCTCTGCCGATGACTGCACGGGAGGCGCGGCCGCGCAGTTCCCAGCCACTGTCCTCAGCTACTTCGGGTGGGCGAACAAATACCTCTACCAGAACCCTTCGGGCGCAGCGTGTGTGGCTCCGACGCAGAAGTCCAGTGTTGTCGGCGATGCTTCCAACTCCTTCTGCATCGATCCCAACCACGTCGCGCCGCTCTCGACTTACTTCATCGATCTGACCAACAACACGCTGCCCAGCTTCGCCTTCATCGAGGCCGGCTATGGTCAAAACGACGAGCATCCCGGCTCCGGCGGATCGAACATCGTCGGACAGGCGCAGGTTGCGAAGGTCGTGAATGCTCTCACGGCCAGCCCGGAGTGGAAGGACTCGGTCTTCTTCCTCAGCTATGACGAGGGCGGCGGACCGTATGACCATGTTCCTCCAGTGCCCGGCGCGTCGAACGCCAACACCGATGCTTCACTCGGCTCGATTCCGGACATCGCGCAGATCTCGGTAAATCCTGACAGTTACAAACCCTGCGTGCCCAGCGGTGGAGTTCCGACGACACACTGCGACCTCAACTCGAACGATCCCGGAGCCAACGCTGCAGACGCTCCTGCCAAGCAAGGCTTCGCTGCCCAGCTCGGCTTCCGCGTTCCGAACATCATCATCTCGCCCTTCAGCCGCAAGCACTTCGTCTCGCACACGCCGATGGACCATACTGCCGTGATCAAGTTCGTAGAGAACCGCTTCCTGGGAGCCTCGTCGCACTTGACGGCGCGCGATGCGGCGCAACCGAATCTGCTGGAGTTCTTCGATTTCAACGCGGTGCCATGGTCAACGCCGCCGACACCTCCGGTGCCGGTGAGCGTGCAGTCGCTTGGGTATGATCCATGCACGCCTACGAAGATGTATTAG